The following are from one region of the Arthrobacter sp. TMP15 genome:
- the gltB gene encoding glutamate synthase large subunit, producing the protein MPQKVGLYQPENEKDACGLAVVATLRGTPGHDIVQKALVALRNLEHRGAVGADEGTGDGAGILAQIPAEFFQSVTEFRLPEPGHYAVGTAFLPTENLDRVAAIAGLERLAETEGLKVLGWREVPVAAELVGASARACMPHFSQLFVALEGEPKQPLDILAANELDGKVFRVRKRAQQKFGVYFPSLSSKTIVYKGMVTTAQLEPFYPDLSHPLFATKLAVVHSRFSTNTFPSWPLAQPFRSIAHNGEINTVKGNRNWMRARQSTMAHKLLGETPEELFPICTPGASDSASFDEVAELLWLSGRPITEAVMMMIPEAWENHATMDPAKKAFYEYHSLMMEPWDGPAAVSFTDGTVVGATLDRNGLRPARYWITDDGLVVLASEVGVLEIDPGSIVAKGRVAPGTMFLVDTAKGELISDADIKAQASAANPYEAWVKENTIALKGLPEREHVIYTTASVLHRQRTFGYTTEELRMLLGPMGGTGTEPLGAMGTDTPVAVLSSRPRLLFDYFVQQFAQVTNPPLDAIREELVTSLKTTIGPQGNLLSRTKVRAPQLALTFPVIDNDDLAKIANMETPVADDGSGGERISMKVRGLYKVDGGEAALRTRLAEVCEQVSGAINRGVQYVVLSDRDSTAAWAPIPSLLLVSAVHHHLLRSANRTKVSLVVEAGDVREVHHVAVLVGYGAAAINPYLAMESVEELIRNGDVTGVSAEEGVRHLIKGLGKGVLKIMSKMGISTVSSYCGAQTFEALGLSQELINAYFTGTITQLGGVGLEVIAAEVSARHLLAYPVDGVDVPHRPLLSGGEYQWRRDGEPHLFNPDTVFRLQHATRERRYDIFKKYTEGVDEQANRLMTFRGLLTFKDGERLPVPLEEVESVSEIVKRFSTGAMSYGSISAEAHQTLAIAMNRLGAKSNTGEGGEDVQRLLDPERSSAIKQVASGRFGVTSLYLSHAQDIQIKMAQGAKPGEGGQLMAKKVYPWIAQTRHSTPGVGLISPPPHHDIYSIEDLAQLIYDCKRANPTARVHVKLVSEMGIGTVAAGVAKAKADVVLVSGHDGGTGASPLNSLKHAGMPWELGLAETQQTLRLNGLRERVVVQVDGQLKTGRDVVIAALLGAEEFGFATAPLVVSGCVMMRVCHLDTCPVGVATQNPELRQRFSGKPEFVVNFFEFLAEEVREILAGLGFRSLQEAVGQSGTLDLKAALHHWKAEGLDLRPILSDAGVPLTAPRRHLSNQNHELENHFDQQLITMAAESLRERAPVKISVPVRNTDRSVGTMLGYHVTKTFGVDVLGPDTIDVTLTGQAGQSLGAFLPAGITLRLFGDANDYVGKGLSGGRIAVRPDRANTFSAADNVIAGNVIGYGATSGEMFLRGLVGERFLVRNSGATAVVEGIGDHGCEYMTGGKALIIGPMGRNFGAGMSGGTAYVLDLEPKRVNKGALASGELSLLMLDGVDADIVQSLLRRHQEETGSDVAEALLADVPGTLARITKVLARDYAAVLQTQLASAELGEDPNGATAWAKILEVTGG; encoded by the coding sequence GTGCCGATGAAGGCACGGGGGACGGCGCCGGAATTCTCGCGCAGATCCCTGCCGAGTTCTTCCAGAGCGTCACAGAGTTCCGGCTGCCTGAACCAGGCCACTACGCAGTGGGGACAGCTTTTTTGCCCACCGAGAACCTAGACCGAGTTGCCGCTATTGCTGGCCTTGAAAGACTGGCAGAAACTGAGGGGTTGAAGGTCCTGGGCTGGCGGGAGGTTCCCGTTGCTGCCGAGCTCGTTGGTGCCAGTGCAAGGGCCTGCATGCCACATTTCAGCCAACTCTTTGTGGCTTTGGAGGGCGAGCCGAAACAGCCTTTGGATATTCTCGCAGCCAATGAACTGGACGGCAAAGTCTTCCGTGTACGGAAACGAGCTCAGCAAAAATTTGGAGTTTATTTTCCGTCATTGTCATCCAAGACCATTGTGTACAAGGGGATGGTGACAACGGCGCAGCTGGAACCGTTCTACCCTGACCTTTCTCATCCACTTTTTGCCACCAAGCTGGCAGTGGTCCATTCACGTTTCTCCACCAACACTTTCCCTTCCTGGCCCCTTGCCCAACCGTTTCGAAGCATTGCTCACAATGGGGAAATCAACACCGTCAAAGGCAACCGAAACTGGATGCGCGCCCGCCAATCAACCATGGCGCACAAACTTCTGGGGGAAACCCCAGAAGAGCTGTTCCCCATTTGTACACCGGGGGCTTCCGACTCGGCTTCCTTTGATGAGGTCGCTGAATTGTTGTGGCTTTCTGGACGTCCCATCACCGAAGCAGTCATGATGATGATCCCCGAGGCGTGGGAGAATCACGCCACGATGGATCCGGCCAAGAAAGCGTTTTACGAGTACCACTCACTCATGATGGAACCGTGGGATGGCCCTGCGGCGGTATCTTTCACCGACGGAACAGTGGTCGGTGCAACCCTTGACCGCAACGGTTTGCGCCCCGCGCGCTACTGGATCACCGATGACGGCCTTGTGGTCCTGGCCTCAGAAGTTGGGGTGCTTGAGATTGACCCTGGCAGCATCGTAGCGAAAGGCAGGGTGGCCCCGGGCACCATGTTTCTTGTGGACACTGCCAAGGGTGAGCTGATCAGTGATGCCGACATTAAAGCCCAGGCATCCGCAGCTAACCCTTACGAGGCGTGGGTCAAGGAAAACACCATCGCCTTGAAAGGCCTCCCCGAACGCGAACACGTCATCTACACAACAGCCTCCGTGCTCCACCGTCAGCGGACCTTCGGTTACACCACCGAGGAGCTGCGAATGCTGCTCGGACCCATGGGAGGAACAGGTACTGAACCCCTCGGCGCCATGGGCACTGATACGCCGGTTGCCGTGCTGTCCTCACGCCCGCGCCTGCTCTTTGATTACTTTGTCCAGCAATTCGCCCAAGTGACAAATCCTCCCTTGGATGCCATTCGGGAGGAACTTGTCACCTCGCTAAAGACCACCATCGGTCCGCAGGGAAACCTACTCTCACGCACTAAGGTACGGGCGCCGCAGCTGGCCTTAACCTTTCCCGTCATAGACAACGACGATCTGGCCAAGATCGCCAATATGGAAACTCCTGTAGCCGATGATGGGTCAGGTGGGGAGCGGATTTCCATGAAAGTGCGCGGACTCTACAAGGTTGATGGCGGTGAGGCCGCCCTGCGCACTCGGCTGGCCGAGGTCTGCGAACAGGTTTCCGGAGCCATCAACCGTGGTGTGCAATACGTTGTGCTTTCCGATAGGGATTCCACCGCGGCATGGGCTCCCATCCCGTCGCTGCTGCTCGTGAGCGCTGTGCATCATCATCTGTTGCGCAGCGCCAACCGCACCAAGGTTTCCCTGGTCGTTGAGGCCGGTGATGTGCGGGAGGTTCACCATGTAGCTGTTCTTGTCGGTTATGGAGCTGCCGCGATCAATCCGTACCTGGCCATGGAATCAGTGGAGGAGTTGATCCGCAATGGAGACGTGACAGGTGTGAGTGCCGAAGAGGGAGTCCGCCACCTGATCAAGGGACTGGGCAAGGGCGTTTTGAAAATTATGTCCAAGATGGGTATTTCAACAGTTTCCTCATACTGTGGTGCCCAGACTTTTGAGGCGCTGGGCTTGTCGCAAGAACTCATTAATGCGTATTTCACCGGCACCATTACTCAGCTGGGTGGGGTTGGCCTTGAGGTGATCGCTGCTGAGGTGAGCGCGCGGCACCTTCTTGCTTACCCCGTGGATGGGGTGGATGTCCCTCACCGGCCCCTGTTGTCGGGAGGCGAATATCAGTGGCGCCGCGACGGCGAGCCGCACCTTTTCAACCCTGACACTGTCTTCCGGCTACAGCACGCTACTCGCGAACGCCGCTACGACATTTTCAAGAAGTACACCGAGGGCGTGGATGAACAGGCTAACAGGCTCATGACTTTCCGTGGGCTGCTCACGTTCAAGGATGGAGAACGTCTGCCTGTTCCGCTGGAAGAGGTGGAATCGGTCAGCGAGATTGTTAAGCGTTTCTCAACCGGGGCCATGAGCTACGGCTCCATTTCTGCGGAGGCTCACCAGACACTGGCCATAGCCATGAACCGGTTGGGCGCCAAGTCCAACACTGGTGAGGGTGGCGAGGATGTTCAGAGACTTCTTGACCCTGAGCGGTCCAGCGCCATCAAGCAGGTTGCCTCGGGCCGTTTCGGGGTGACGAGTCTTTACCTCAGTCATGCCCAGGACATTCAAATTAAGATGGCACAGGGAGCGAAACCTGGCGAAGGTGGCCAGCTGATGGCGAAAAAGGTGTACCCGTGGATCGCCCAGACTCGTCATTCAACTCCGGGTGTGGGGCTGATTTCACCCCCACCACACCACGATATTTACTCGATTGAGGACCTGGCCCAGCTCATTTACGACTGCAAACGAGCCAATCCCACCGCGCGTGTGCACGTCAAACTCGTGTCCGAAATGGGGATCGGCACGGTGGCGGCTGGCGTGGCCAAGGCGAAGGCCGACGTGGTTCTTGTCTCCGGTCATGACGGAGGTACCGGGGCCAGCCCGCTGAACTCTCTCAAACATGCTGGCATGCCCTGGGAACTCGGCCTTGCCGAAACCCAGCAGACCTTGCGCCTCAATGGGCTGCGCGAACGGGTGGTGGTGCAGGTTGACGGGCAGCTAAAGACAGGACGTGACGTGGTCATTGCCGCGCTGCTTGGCGCCGAGGAATTTGGTTTTGCCACCGCGCCACTAGTCGTTTCCGGTTGTGTCATGATGCGGGTATGCCATCTGGACACCTGCCCGGTGGGCGTGGCTACACAAAACCCGGAATTGCGCCAGCGCTTCAGCGGCAAACCAGAATTTGTGGTGAATTTTTTCGAGTTCTTAGCCGAAGAGGTACGCGAGATTCTGGCGGGACTTGGGTTCCGCAGTCTACAAGAGGCGGTGGGACAGTCGGGCACGCTGGATCTTAAGGCGGCGCTACACCATTGGAAAGCGGAGGGGCTTGACCTGCGCCCCATCCTCTCCGACGCCGGGGTGCCGCTCACAGCTCCGAGGCGGCATCTGAGCAATCAGAATCACGAGCTGGAGAATCACTTTGACCAGCAGTTGATCACGATGGCCGCCGAATCATTGCGTGAGCGGGCTCCGGTTAAAATCAGTGTGCCAGTTCGGAACACGGACAGGTCTGTTGGTACCATGCTTGGCTACCACGTGACCAAAACGTTCGGTGTGGATGTGCTGGGCCCGGACACGATCGATGTCACGTTGACTGGCCAAGCCGGCCAATCGCTGGGCGCATTCCTGCCCGCCGGCATCACCTTGCGGCTGTTTGGGGATGCCAATGATTACGTGGGCAAGGGTCTCTCCGGAGGTCGTATAGCTGTCCGTCCTGATAGGGCCAACACCTTCAGCGCGGCAGATAACGTGATCGCCGGAAATGTGATTGGATATGGCGCCACCAGCGGTGAAATGTTTCTGCGCGGATTGGTGGGGGAGCGCTTCCTGGTGCGAAACTCAGGTGCCACCGCGGTTGTTGAAGGCATTGGGGACCATGGTTGTGAGTATATGACGGGTGGAAAAGCACTCATCATAGGACCCATGGGACGTAATTTTGGCGCTGGCATGTCAGGGGGTACGGCGTACGTTTTGGATCTGGAACCCAAGCGTGTGAACAAGGGCGCGTTGGCAAGTGGAGAGCTTTCGTTATTGATGCTCGACGGCGTTGATGCGGACATTGTGCAGTCACTTTTACGACGGCACCAAGAAGAAACCGGTTCGGACGTGGCAGAGGCATTGTTGGCCGATGTTCCGGGCACGCTAGCTCGCATCACGAAGGTGTTGGCGCGTGATTACGCGGCAGTTTTACAGACCCAATTGGCATCAGCCGAATTGGGCGAAGACCCCAACGGCGCAACGGCCTGGGCAAAAATATTGGAGGTCACAGGTGGCTGA